The following proteins are co-located in the Bradyrhizobium sp. AZCC 2176 genome:
- a CDS encoding Na+/H+ antiporter: MEAKFQIFLILLAVLAGTALLARRINVAPAILLLLAGITLAFVPGMPTVELPPELVLLVFLPPLIYSASVAMSWREFKSNLRPIILLSVGCVIFTAFAVATATHYLIGLPWGVGFLLGAIVAPPDVVAPLAIARKLGMPRRILVVLEGEGLANDATALILYRFAVAAISTGLFSLPKATGTFAVIVFGEILFGVAIGWLSLRGRHRARDPQVEITLSLITPYLAFWIPEHLGGSGVIATVACGLYISWNGPLLISSATRLQGIFFWDLVIYLVEGLLFLLTGFQMRLLFEKSKAFPLQEILFATALVAIIVVVARFAWVYPATYLPRLISRRIRERDPPPSWQTVFVVAFTGVRGAVSLAAALALPLALPGGEGFPHRDMILFVAFGVIFITLVGLGLGLPAVVRWLGVARDGRSEHVAEHQAEIAARREALDAALKSLDAITDDRELSDEVVKLLRARHEIRANQLPNSLDPGAHDITAAGTALTRELIAAERKFIHVLLRNGKITDETRRRIERDLDLEEASLSNREYRKITL, encoded by the coding sequence ATGGAAGCCAAATTTCAGATCTTCTTGATCCTGCTCGCCGTGCTGGCAGGGACAGCGCTGCTGGCGCGGCGGATCAACGTCGCGCCGGCCATCCTGCTGCTGCTCGCCGGCATCACGCTCGCCTTCGTGCCCGGCATGCCGACGGTGGAATTGCCGCCCGAGCTGGTGCTGCTCGTATTCCTGCCGCCGCTGATCTATTCGGCGAGCGTCGCCATGAGCTGGCGCGAATTCAAATCCAATCTCCGTCCGATCATCCTGCTGTCGGTCGGCTGCGTGATCTTCACTGCCTTCGCGGTCGCGACCGCGACGCATTATCTGATCGGGCTGCCCTGGGGTGTCGGCTTCCTGCTGGGGGCGATCGTCGCGCCGCCGGACGTGGTGGCGCCGCTGGCGATTGCGCGCAAGCTCGGCATGCCGCGCCGCATCCTCGTCGTGCTCGAGGGCGAGGGGCTGGCCAACGACGCCACCGCGCTGATCCTCTATCGATTCGCCGTGGCGGCGATTTCGACCGGGCTGTTCTCGCTGCCGAAGGCCACCGGCACCTTCGCCGTCATCGTGTTCGGCGAAATCCTGTTCGGTGTGGCGATCGGCTGGCTCTCCTTGCGCGGACGGCACCGCGCGCGGGATCCGCAGGTCGAGATCACGCTGTCGCTGATCACCCCGTACCTCGCCTTCTGGATCCCCGAACATCTCGGCGGCTCCGGCGTGATCGCAACGGTCGCCTGCGGGCTCTACATTAGCTGGAACGGACCGCTTTTGATTTCATCGGCGACGCGCCTGCAGGGCATCTTCTTCTGGGACCTCGTGATCTATCTGGTCGAAGGCTTGCTGTTCCTGCTGACGGGATTCCAGATGCGGCTGCTGTTCGAGAAATCGAAGGCGTTTCCGCTGCAGGAAATCCTGTTCGCCACCGCGCTGGTCGCCATCATCGTCGTCGTCGCGCGCTTTGCCTGGGTGTATCCCGCAACCTATCTGCCGCGTCTGATCAGCAGACGAATCCGTGAACGTGATCCGCCGCCATCCTGGCAGACCGTGTTCGTGGTGGCCTTCACCGGCGTGCGCGGCGCGGTGTCGCTCGCAGCGGCCCTGGCGTTGCCATTGGCACTGCCCGGCGGTGAGGGCTTTCCCCACCGCGACATGATCCTGTTCGTCGCCTTCGGCGTCATCTTCATCACCCTGGTGGGATTGGGGCTTGGATTGCCGGCGGTGGTGCGATGGCTCGGGGTCGCCAGAGACGGCCGCAGCGAGCATGTCGCGGAACATCAGGCCGAGATCGCGGCCCGGCGCGAGGCGCTTGATGCCGCGCTCAAGTCGCTCGACGCCATCACCGACGACCGCGAACTCTCCGATGAAGTCGTGAAGCTGCTCAGGGCACGGCATGAAATCCGCGCCAACCAGCTACCCAATTCGCTTGACCCCGGCGCGCACGACATCACGGCAGCCGGCACCGCACTGACGCGGGAATTGATCGCGGCGGAACGGAAATTCATCCACGTCCTGCTCCGCAATGGCAAGATCACCGACGAAACCAGGCGGCGGATCGAACGCGACCTCGATCTGGAGGAAGCGAGCCTGAGCAATCGGGAGTATCGGAAGATAACGTTGTAG
- a CDS encoding nuclear transport factor 2 family protein: protein MSPDRSSVEAVVKNYFDGLYEGDAEKLGAIFDPTADLRWLEKGELQVLTVPDWLDRVRKRPSAKAEGKPREDFIVTIDRSDDQTAFIKVRCQLPPRYFTDYLVAMKLRDGWKIVSKSYRYDLRE, encoded by the coding sequence GTGAGCCCTGACCGATCGTCCGTCGAAGCCGTGGTCAAGAACTATTTCGATGGCCTGTATGAAGGCGATGCCGAGAAGCTCGGCGCGATCTTCGACCCCACTGCCGATCTGCGTTGGCTTGAAAAAGGCGAGTTGCAGGTGCTCACCGTGCCGGACTGGCTCGATCGCGTGCGCAAGCGCCCCTCGGCCAAGGCTGAAGGCAAGCCGCGCGAGGATTTCATCGTCACCATCGACCGCTCCGACGATCAGACCGCCTTCATCAAGGTGCGCTGCCAGTTGCCGCCGCGCTATTTCACCGACTATCTGGTGGCGATGAAACTGCGCGACGGCTGGAAGATCGTCTCGAAATCCTACCGCTACGACCTGCGCGAGTAA
- a CDS encoding GFA family protein: MAGSAKSNARILAGECFCRAVSYAVADEFGYALNCHCSNCRRTTGAAFKPFAGIARDKFSVTKGEDDLMIYGDEAGHDAHCRKCGSLLYSVVREGAFVHVAMGTLVDDPSIRPTAHIFVGSKASWFAITDDLPQYREHVVPR; the protein is encoded by the coding sequence GTGGCGGGTTCAGCAAAATCGAATGCTCGCATTCTTGCCGGAGAATGCTTTTGCCGCGCGGTCAGCTATGCCGTGGCTGACGAATTCGGCTACGCCTTGAACTGCCATTGCTCGAATTGCCGGCGCACCACCGGTGCGGCGTTCAAGCCGTTCGCCGGCATCGCGCGCGACAAATTCAGCGTCACCAAGGGCGAGGACGATCTCATGATCTATGGCGACGAGGCCGGCCACGACGCGCATTGCCGGAAATGCGGCTCGTTGCTCTATTCGGTGGTGCGTGAAGGCGCTTTCGTCCATGTCGCCATGGGCACGCTGGTCGATGATCCCTCGATCCGCCCGACGGCTCACATTTTTGTCGGGTCCAAGGCATCGTGGTTTGCGATCACGGACGACCTGCCGCAATACCGGGAGCATGTCGTGCCGCGTTGA
- a CDS encoding caspase family protein: MSGSLKLCRWALAAAAFLLVSGPAFAEKRVALVLGNSNYQNVAPLANPANDSARIAATLKDAGFDVVDSRRDMAAAETRRALRDFADRARDADIAVVYYAGHGIEVDGANYLIPVDARLERDTDIYDEGLSLDRILIAIEPAKKLRLVILDACRDNPFSRTMKRTVASRAIGQGLAKVEPTSPNVLIAYSAKAGSTAADGDGKNSPFTAALSHHLTKPGLDVRRAFGFVRDEVLKTTNNRQEPFVYGSLGGDDVPLVPAPRQAPAAAAAPTPAQSAQAEARRDYELALQVGNKSALNAFLAQYPDGFYASLAKLQLDKIAAEETRVAATEKARLAQQERARLAAEGAQKSQQAKAEAEAKAAEQARIAAEKAKQLAQEQAAAAEQKRVAAESAAADKASAPAPADKDKAVNVAALAAGPPQADVTKSVQAELRRVGCLTGNADGNWNSASQRSLTLFNRYAGTKLDTKVASVDTLDTIKLKSSRVCPLVCEHGFKAEGEQCTKITCAEGSFLNDGNECEKRRARKPVATREKPEPRQAPEARPYRAPQARQATAGRYQGRDPSIGANGRPLTGLERQQGCTGYQAIMSGVCP; encoded by the coding sequence ATGTCTGGATCGCTAAAATTGTGCCGATGGGCCCTTGCAGCCGCCGCCTTCCTGCTGGTGAGCGGGCCGGCTTTTGCCGAGAAGCGCGTGGCGCTGGTGCTCGGCAATTCCAACTACCAAAATGTCGCCCCGCTGGCCAATCCGGCTAACGACAGCGCCAGGATCGCGGCGACGCTGAAAGACGCCGGCTTCGACGTCGTCGATTCCCGCCGAGACATGGCCGCAGCCGAAACCCGTCGCGCGTTGCGCGACTTCGCCGACCGCGCCCGCGATGCCGATATCGCGGTGGTCTATTATGCCGGCCACGGCATCGAGGTGGACGGCGCGAACTACCTGATTCCCGTCGATGCGCGGCTGGAACGCGACACCGATATCTACGACGAGGGCCTCTCGCTCGACCGCATTCTGATCGCGATCGAGCCGGCCAAGAAGCTGCGGTTGGTGATTCTCGACGCCTGCCGCGACAATCCGTTCTCCCGGACCATGAAGCGCACGGTCGCTTCGCGCGCGATCGGGCAGGGACTGGCCAAGGTCGAACCGACCAGCCCGAACGTCCTGATCGCCTATTCGGCCAAGGCCGGGTCCACCGCGGCCGATGGTGACGGCAAGAACAGCCCGTTTACGGCGGCGCTGTCGCACCATTTGACGAAGCCCGGGCTCGACGTGCGCCGCGCCTTCGGCTTTGTCCGTGACGAGGTGCTCAAGACCACCAACAACCGGCAGGAACCCTTTGTGTATGGTTCGCTCGGCGGTGACGACGTGCCGCTGGTACCGGCGCCGCGTCAGGCGCCCGCGGCGGCGGCCGCTCCGACGCCGGCCCAGAGCGCGCAGGCGGAGGCTCGCCGCGATTACGAACTCGCGCTGCAGGTCGGCAACAAGAGCGCGCTCAACGCCTTCCTCGCGCAATATCCCGATGGCTTCTATGCCAGCCTTGCCAAGCTTCAGCTCGACAAGATCGCCGCCGAGGAAACACGCGTCGCGGCGACTGAAAAAGCGCGGCTGGCCCAACAGGAGCGGGCGCGGCTCGCCGCCGAGGGCGCCCAGAAGTCACAGCAGGCCAAGGCCGAGGCCGAAGCCAAGGCTGCCGAGCAGGCGCGCATCGCGGCCGAAAAGGCCAAGCAACTGGCGCAGGAACAGGCGGCCGCGGCCGAACAGAAGCGCGTCGCTGCCGAAAGCGCTGCCGCCGACAAGGCGTCCGCTCCGGCGCCCGCTGACAAGGACAAGGCGGTGAACGTGGCTGCCCTCGCCGCGGGGCCGCCGCAGGCCGACGTCACCAAATCGGTGCAGGCGGAGTTGCGCCGCGTCGGCTGCCTGACCGGCAACGCCGATGGCAACTGGAACAGCGCCTCGCAGCGATCGCTGACGCTGTTCAACCGCTACGCCGGGACCAAGCTCGATACCAAGGTCGCCAGCGTCGATACGCTCGATACGATCAAGCTGAAGTCGTCACGGGTGTGCCCGCTGGTCTGCGAACATGGCTTCAAGGCCGAGGGTGAGCAGTGCACCAAGATCACCTGCGCTGAGGGCTCGTTCCTCAACGACGGCAATGAATGCGAGAAGCGTCGCGCCAGGAAGCCGGTCGCCACGCGCGAGAAGCCCGAACCGCGGCAGGCGCCGGAAGCGAGGCCGTATCGGGCGCCGCAGGCCAGGCAGGCTACCGCCGGACGTTATCAGGGACGGGATCCGAGCATTGGGGCCAATGGCCGCCCGCTCACCGGCCTCGAACGCCAGCAGGGCTGCACTGGCTACCAGGCCATCATGTCGGGCGTGTGCCCGTAA
- a CDS encoding DUF1345 domain-containing protein, whose protein sequence is MNKEFEQHLVRFRNLPLPVRVVYARPRTFIAIAIGIVAFLLLPDALRLVTRLVVGWDVFAALYLVLAYSMMLRCDVGHIRRSAVLQDDGRFVMLLVTALGAFASLAAIVFELGASKGNPAGLILATVTIVLSWTVVHTAFSLHYAHEFYRGSEPGGLQFPSGDTQVEADYWDFVYFSFVIGMTAQVSDVGITDRIIRRTATVHGIISFVFNTALLALMVNIAASAI, encoded by the coding sequence ATGAACAAGGAATTCGAACAACACCTTGTTCGCTTCCGTAACTTGCCGTTGCCGGTCCGCGTCGTGTACGCGAGACCGCGGACCTTCATCGCGATCGCGATCGGCATCGTCGCGTTCCTGCTGCTGCCTGATGCGCTGCGGCTGGTGACACGGCTCGTTGTCGGCTGGGATGTCTTCGCCGCACTGTATCTCGTGCTCGCCTACAGCATGATGCTGCGCTGTGACGTCGGCCATATAAGGCGCAGCGCGGTTTTGCAGGACGATGGGCGTTTCGTGATGCTGCTGGTCACCGCGCTCGGCGCCTTTGCGAGCCTTGCCGCGATCGTGTTCGAGCTTGGCGCCTCGAAGGGCAACCCGGCCGGGCTGATCCTGGCCACGGTGACGATCGTACTGTCATGGACGGTGGTTCATACCGCCTTCTCGCTGCACTACGCGCACGAGTTTTATCGCGGCAGCGAGCCAGGCGGCCTGCAGTTTCCAAGCGGCGACACGCAGGTCGAGGCGGATTATTGGGACTTCGTCTACTTCTCGTTCGTGATCGGGATGACCGCGCAGGTCTCCGACGTCGGCATCACCGACAGGATCATCCGCCGCACCGCGACCGTGCACGGCATCATCTCGTTCGTGTTCAACACGGCCTTGCTGGCGCTGATGGTGAATATCGCCGCGAGCGCGATTTGA
- a CDS encoding polyprenyl synthetase family protein, with protein MTTATADFTKRLDQTAEDTEALLAKLLSDTLLPDEITRPKRLMEAMRYSSLGGGKRLRPFLVAESSAVFGVPREAALLVGAALECIHCYSLIHDDLPAMDNSDLRRGRPTLHKKTDDATAILAGDGLLTLAFDIVTRDEIHEDATVRLLLTRALARASGIGGMVGGQILDLAGEGRFGDREPVDVARLQQMKTGALLRYGCIAGAILGQSTPSEYQALDDYGRALGEAFQIADDLLDVEGDAAALGKQTGQDAALGKTTFVTQLGIDGAKQRVRDLLARADSALSIFGTKGNVLRAAAHFVAERKN; from the coding sequence ATGACGACCGCCACAGCCGATTTTACCAAACGCCTGGACCAGACCGCGGAGGACACCGAAGCCCTGCTGGCGAAGCTGCTGTCCGATACGCTGTTGCCCGACGAGATCACCCGGCCGAAGCGGCTGATGGAGGCGATGCGCTATTCCAGCCTCGGCGGCGGAAAGCGGCTGCGGCCCTTTCTGGTGGCCGAAAGTTCGGCGGTGTTCGGTGTTCCGCGCGAGGCGGCGCTACTGGTCGGCGCGGCGCTGGAATGCATCCATTGCTATTCGCTGATCCATGACGATTTGCCGGCGATGGACAACAGCGACCTGCGCCGCGGCCGGCCCACGCTGCACAAGAAGACCGACGACGCCACCGCGATCCTCGCCGGCGACGGTCTGTTGACGCTGGCGTTCGACATTGTCACCCGCGACGAGATCCACGAGGACGCCACGGTACGCCTGCTCCTGACGCGAGCGCTGGCGCGCGCCTCCGGCATCGGCGGCATGGTCGGCGGCCAGATCCTGGACCTCGCCGGGGAGGGGCGGTTCGGCGACCGCGAACCGGTCGACGTGGCGCGGCTGCAGCAGATGAAGACCGGCGCGCTGTTGCGCTATGGCTGTATCGCCGGCGCGATCCTCGGCCAGTCCACTCCGAGCGAGTATCAGGCGCTCGACGATTACGGCCGCGCGCTCGGCGAGGCCTTCCAGATCGCCGACGATCTGCTCGACGTCGAGGGCGACGCGGCGGCGCTCGGCAAGCAGACCGGGCAGGATGCGGCGCTCGGGAAGACCACCTTCGTCACCCAGCTCGGTATCGACGGCGCCAAGCAGCGCGTGCGCGATCTCTTGGCGCGGGCGGATTCGGCGCTGTCGATCTTCGGGACAAAGGGCAACGTATTGCGGGCAGCCGCGCACTTCGTCGCGGAGCGCAAGAACTAA